The Microterricola viridarii genome segment GCGGCTCCACCGCCCCGGTGTTCATCACCGGCCTGGCCCTGGTGACGGCCGTGCTGCCGTTGGCGGCCTCGCTCGCCCTCGGCGCCGGCGCCCCGCTGCCGTCCGCCGTGCATGCCGGCGATGCGCGGATCCTGCCCGCCTTCGTCACGGCCGAGGCGCAGACCGACCCGCGGGTCGGCACCCTTGTGCTGGTCCCGCAGAGCGGAGGCGCCGTGCTGGCCCAGCTGCAGCGCGGCTCGGGCACCCGGCTCGACGACCAGTCCACGCTGTTCGCGACCGACACGACGCTGAGCGCCGATGAGAAGGAGCTGGCCGAGCTGGCCGGCAACCTGAGCTCGCGCAGCGGCTTCGATGCCCAGCCGGCCCTGGACTCCCTCGGCATCCGCTTCGTCCTGCTGGCCCCTGGCGCCGACAGCGCCGACGCGCGCGACACCGCCAGGCGGGCAGCCAGCTCGCTCGACGGCAACGCCCTCTTGGCCCCGGTCGGCCAGACAGATTTCGGCACGCTGTGGCGCTACCAGGCCGCGGACGGGGCGACGGATGCCGGCGACATCCCGCCCGACGCCGGCGGCTGGCTCGGCCAGGCCGTCCTCTGGACGCAGCTCGCCGTGTTCGGCTTCGTGCTGCTGCTCTCGATCCCCACCGGAGCCGGCCGTGACGCGCCGCGCGGCCGGGCCGACGCCGCGGGCACCGGCAGGACCCCCGTCCAGACGCCTGCCCAGACGCCTGCCCAGACGCCCGCCGAGTCGCCCGCCGAGACCACAACCGCCAGAGAGAATGAGCCAGACGATGAGCACTAGCCGCCGCTGGGCGCTGGCCGGCGCCCGGGTGATGACCGGGTTGATCGGTATCGCCGCCGCCCTCTCCACGGTCGCCGCGGCCGTGCTGCTGCCCTGGCCGAGCCAGAGTGTGCAGCCCGTCGAGACCGTGGTGACCCCGGCCGCCGCCGAGCAGCAACGCGTCTGCCCGGGGCCGCTGCTGACCCTCGCCGCCGACGCCAGCGCGGCCTCCGCCGCCTCATCGATCGGGTCGGCGAACACCGTTTACGCCGCGGGCAGCGTGAACGCGCTCTCGCCGGACGCCGTTGCCGTCTCCCCGCTGCAGATCCCAGACAACGTCGCCGGCGAGGCAGCCGGCACCCCGCTGGTGCTCAGCGTTCCGGCCCAGGAGGATGCGGCCAGCGACGCCCCGCTGTTGGCCGGCGCCCAGTCCCAGACGGCGCAGACCGAGACGCTCACCGGCTTCGCAGCCGCCCGGTGCGCTGAGGCCGGCTCGGACGGCTGGCTCGTTGCCGGCTCGACCTCGACCGGCCAGACCAGCCTGATCCTGCTCAGCAACCCCACCGCCGTCGTTGCCTCGGTCGACCTGACCGTGTACGGCGAGAACGGCCTCGTCGACGCACCCGGAGCAACGGGCATCCTGGTACAGCCCGGTTCACAGCGCGTGGTCGCCCTGGCCGGTCTCGCACCCAACCTGAACTCGCCGGTCGTGCACGTGGCCACGCGCGGCGGCCAGGTCGTCGCCTCACTGCAGCAGAGCGTCATCCGCGGCCTCGTTCCGGGCGGCATCGACCTCGTCGGCACGACGGCGGCCCCCGACCTCGAGCAGGTTATCGCCGGGTTCATCGTGCCGGCCGCCCTGATCGACCCGACGCGCAGCAACGAGAGCGGCATCCATGACGACGGCGCCGTCGTGCGCGTGCTCAGCCTGGGCGACGTGCCGGCCGACGTGACGCTGAGCGTCACCGCCGACGCGGACGGCGGCAACGGCAGCTCCACCACGGTCACCCTGGAGCCGGGCGTCGCCTCTGAGATCCCGCTCGGCGATCTCACCGCGGGCAGCTACACGGTGCGGTTGAACTCCGACGCTCCGCTCGTTGCTGCCGCCCGCAGCACCGAGAAGTCGGCAGCCAGCGAGGACTTCGCCTGGTTCGCTGCCTCCGGCACGCTCGGCGACCACAGTGCCATCGCCGTGGCCGACGGCCCGGCGCCGACCCTGCGCCTGGCCAACCCGAGCACCATGGCCCAGACCGTGACGCTGCAGCAGCCGGGCGCGGCTCCCGTCACGCTCAGCCTGCCGGCCGGCTCCGCGTTGATCCGGCCGCTGGATGCCGGTGCCAGTTACACGCTGGAGGGCGAGAGCCTGGACGGCGTGCGCGCGAGCGTCAGCTACCAGGGCAGCGCGGCGCTGGCATCCTTCACCATCAGCCCGCCCGGGCCGCTGGCGCAGCCGATCGGCGTGTACGTCCGCTAGGGGCGGCGAACCGGCCGCTCAGGCCGGAAGCGGCTAGAAGTGCCGGAAGCGATCCGGGGCCAGATCCCACGGGTCCTTGCCGAGCAAGTCGCCGACGGCGCGGAACACGCAGCTCTCCACCATCATCCGGCGATGCAGCGCGTCGTCGTGGTGCAGCTTGCTCATGCGCTGGATCGGCACGCGGAAGAACACGATGCGGCCGCGCTGCTGGTCGACGTGCCAGCGGTCGACGTGGTCGCCGTGCAGCGCCTGCTCCGGGGCCGCTGCCACCTCAAAACGCACGTTGGCGAGCTCGGCGGGCCAGACACCGCGCAGGTACTCAGCGGTGGAGAGGATCGTCTCCTCGAACACCTCGATTCGGCCGCCCAGCATCGGCAGGTACGGGCCGGAGACGGAGGAGCGCAGGCCCCGGCCGTGCCGGTCCCGGATCCCACGGCGCGCCGACCCGCCCGCAGCGCGGGACGAGGCGCGGCCGGAGGGGGAACGAGAGGAGCGGGTCATGTTCCCAATCCTAGGCGGCCATACCGGCATCCTCACCCGGAATCGGGGCGCTCTGGCGATACGCTGGAGTCGACATGAACAGGCCCTGCTCCAAGATCGCGTGCTCCGAGAACGCCGTCGCCACCCTCACCTACGACTACGCCGACTCGATGGCGGTGCTCGGCCCGTTGAGCGTGACCGCGGAACCGCATTGTTACGACTTGTGTGGTCGGCATGCCGACCGGCTCTCTGCCCCCGTTGGCTGGCAGGTGGTGCGGCATATGAGCCTCGCCAGCAAGCCCGGCCGGCATGTGGCGCGTGACGAGGAAGCGGCGATGCTGCAAGAATGACGCCATGACTGCCGCCTCCTCCACCGCCCTGCCGTTCAAGGTCGCCGACCTCTCCCTCGCAGAGGCCGGCCGCCACCAGTTGCGCCTCGCCGAGAACGAGATGCCGGGGCTGATGGCACTGCGTGCGGAGTTCGGGGCGTCGCAGCCGCTGGCCGGTGCCCGCATCGCGGGCAGCCTGCATATGACGGTGCAGACCGCCGTGCTGATCGAGACTCTCACGGCTCTCGGCGCCCAGGTGCGTTGGGCCAGCTGCAACATCTTCTCCACCCAGGACGAGGCCGCGGCCGCGATCGCCGTCGGGCCCACCGGCACCGTCGAGGCGCCGGCCGGCGTTCCCGTCTTCGCTTGGAAGGGCGAGACGCTCGAGGAGTACTGGTGGTGCACCGAGCGCATCTTCGACTGGAGCGCTGAGGCCGCTGCCGCCGGTGAGAGCTGGTCCGGCCCGAACATGATCCTCGACGACGGCGGCGACGCCACCCTCCTCGTGCACAGGGGGCGCGAGTTCGAGCAGGCCGGCGCCGTTCCCGGCACGACGGATGCCGACAGCGCCGAGTACCGCGTCGTGCTTGACACCCTGCGCCGTTCGCTCGACCTCTCCACCGACCGCTGGACACGCGTGAGCGCGGAGATCAAGGGTGTGACGGAGGAGACCACGACGGGCGTGCACCGGCTCTACGAGCTGGCGGCGTCCGGCGGGCTGCTGTTCCCGGCGATCAACGTCAACGACTCGGTCACCAAGAGCAAGTTCGACAACAAGTACGGCATCCGGCACTCGCTGCCGGACGGCCTGAACCGTGCCACCGACGTGCTGATGGGCGGCAAGGTGGCCTTCGTCGTCGGCTACGGGGACGTCGGCAAGGGCGCAGCAGAGGCGCTGCGCGGCCAGGGAGCCCGCGTCATCGTGAGCGAGGTCGACCCGATCTGCGCGCTGCAGGCGGCCATGGACGGCTACCAGGTCGCCCAGCTGGAGGACGTCGTCGGCGACGTCGACATCTTCGTCACCTGCACCGGCAACTTCAACGTGATCACCCTCGAGCACATCCTGGCGATGAAGCACCTCGCCATCGTCTCCAACGTCGGCCACTTCGACAACGAGATCGACATGGCCGCGCTGGAGGCGCTGCCCGGCGCCGTGCGCGTGCAGATCAAGCCGCAGGTGCACGAGTGGCGCCTGCCGACCGGCCGCAGCGTGCTGGTGCTGAGCGAGGGCCGCCTGATGAACCTCGGCAACGCGACCGGCCACCCCTCCTTCGTGATGAGCAACTCCTTCACCAACCAGGTGCTGGCCCAGATCGAGCTGTGGTGCTACCCGGAGAAGTACCCCGTCGGCGTCTACGTGCTGCCGAAGCACCTCGACGAGAAGGTCGCCCGGCTGCACCTGGACCCCCTCGGCGTGCGGCTGACCACGCTCTCGCCGGAGCAGGCCGCCTACATCGGCGTTCCCGTCGATGGCCCGTACAAGGTCGACCACTACCGCTATTAGCCCCGAATCGACAAGCAAGAAAACGCACCAACGGGCCTCCGTTGGTGCGTTTTCGTGCTTCTGGATGACGCGGGCGCCGGCGCCTGCCCGGGCTAGCGCTCGGGGAAGCCGTGCGGGCGGCCGTGCAGCACGGGGGAGAGGCGCTCCAGCCTGCGGGCGGTGAGCTCCAGCCCGGCGGCGTCGCGCTGCCGGCGCAGGGCGGCGACCCCGGCCAGGAACAGTTCCGGCTCGATCTGCGGCAGCGGCGAGACGTAGCGGGATGCCTCCCGCGCCAGCTCCCCGGCCAGACGCGCCCGCGCGGCGGGCGAGAGCCGCGGAGCCTGCACCAGGAACTGTGCGATGCGGCGCTGCAGCCGGTCCGGCAGCGTGGCGACATCCGCCACCTGCGCCCAGGCCTGCAACGGCTGCGGTACGCCGTGGGCGGCGGCGGTGTAGCGGGGCACCCGCTCCATCTGTGCGTGCGTGCCGGCCAGCATGTCGCCGAGGCGCTTGCCGTCCGGGTTCAGCAGCCCCACTGTGACGGCCAGGCCGCCGAGTGTCATGTAGATCTCGAGCACGCCGGTGAGCGCGCGGACGAAGGCGTGGCGCAGCGCGATCGCGCCGCCGTCATCGCGCACGACCCTGACACCGATTGCGAGCTTGCCGAGAGAGCGCCCGGCGCTGGCGGTCTCGACGATGGTCGGCGCCAGGACGAGCGCGGTGACCAGACCGATGATGGAGAGCGCGGTGGCCATCGACTGGTCCAACCCGTCGCCGGCGGCGGCAGCCACGGCCCAGGCCAGGGCGGCGAA includes the following:
- a CDS encoding DUF3499 family protein → MNRPCSKIACSENAVATLTYDYADSMAVLGPLSVTAEPHCYDLCGRHADRLSAPVGWQVVRHMSLASKPGRHVARDEEAAMLQE
- the ahcY gene encoding adenosylhomocysteinase, coding for MTAASSTALPFKVADLSLAEAGRHQLRLAENEMPGLMALRAEFGASQPLAGARIAGSLHMTVQTAVLIETLTALGAQVRWASCNIFSTQDEAAAAIAVGPTGTVEAPAGVPVFAWKGETLEEYWWCTERIFDWSAEAAAAGESWSGPNMILDDGGDATLLVHRGREFEQAGAVPGTTDADSAEYRVVLDTLRRSLDLSTDRWTRVSAEIKGVTEETTTGVHRLYELAASGGLLFPAINVNDSVTKSKFDNKYGIRHSLPDGLNRATDVLMGGKVAFVVGYGDVGKGAAEALRGQGARVIVSEVDPICALQAAMDGYQVAQLEDVVGDVDIFVTCTGNFNVITLEHILAMKHLAIVSNVGHFDNEIDMAALEALPGAVRVQIKPQVHEWRLPTGRSVLVLSEGRLMNLGNATGHPSFVMSNSFTNQVLAQIELWCYPEKYPVGVYVLPKHLDEKVARLHLDPLGVRLTTLSPEQAAYIGVPVDGPYKVDHYRY
- a CDS encoding metallopeptidase family protein, with protein sequence MTRSSRSPSGRASSRAAGGSARRGIRDRHGRGLRSSVSGPYLPMLGGRIEVFEETILSTAEYLRGVWPAELANVRFEVAAAPEQALHGDHVDRWHVDQQRGRIVFFRVPIQRMSKLHHDDALHRRMMVESCVFRAVGDLLGKDPWDLAPDRFRHF
- a CDS encoding RDD family protein, with amino-acid sequence MAEPSALNEPHRTDLRRADPQAEPGQVFTGEAVALDVHPASVLLRAGGAMIDAVAYLGGFAALAWAVAAAAGDGLDQSMATALSIIGLVTALVLAPTIVETASAGRSLGKLAIGVRVVRDDGGAIALRHAFVRALTGVLEIYMTLGGLAVTVGLLNPDGKRLGDMLAGTHAQMERVPRYTAAAHGVPQPLQAWAQVADVATLPDRLQRRIAQFLVQAPRLSPAARARLAGELAREASRYVSPLPQIEPELFLAGVAALRRQRDAAGLELTARRLERLSPVLHGRPHGFPER
- a CDS encoding DUF5719 family protein, with the translated sequence MSTSRRWALAGARVMTGLIGIAAALSTVAAAVLLPWPSQSVQPVETVVTPAAAEQQRVCPGPLLTLAADASAASAASSIGSANTVYAAGSVNALSPDAVAVSPLQIPDNVAGEAAGTPLVLSVPAQEDAASDAPLLAGAQSQTAQTETLTGFAAARCAEAGSDGWLVAGSTSTGQTSLILLSNPTAVVASVDLTVYGENGLVDAPGATGILVQPGSQRVVALAGLAPNLNSPVVHVATRGGQVVASLQQSVIRGLVPGGIDLVGTTAAPDLEQVIAGFIVPAALIDPTRSNESGIHDDGAVVRVLSLGDVPADVTLSVTADADGGNGSSTTVTLEPGVASEIPLGDLTAGSYTVRLNSDAPLVAAARSTEKSAASEDFAWFAASGTLGDHSAIAVADGPAPTLRLANPSTMAQTVTLQQPGAAPVTLSLPAGSALIRPLDAGASYTLEGESLDGVRASVSYQGSAALASFTISPPGPLAQPIGVYVR